CAACCATTAGATTCAATGAAGCCGTAGAGCGTGCCATTACCCGATTTCACTCGATAAAAACCGATGTAAAGGTTACCCAAGCACTCCTAAAATCAGCAGACGAATCTACGGAATACCTTGAGCGCATTGCCGTTCGAAAAGCCGGAAACATAGAGGTTATACCTGTTGGTGAGGTAATTTATTTAGAAGCCGATGGCGACTACGTGGTGCTCCACACTGCCAACGGAAAGTTTATGAAGGAAAAAACCATGAAATACTTTGAGCAGCATCTTCCAACCTCGGCATTTGTAAGAATTCATCGCTCCTACATAGTGAACGTGGAAAAGATCCAGCGGCTGGAACTTTATGAAAAGGACTCCTATCTGGTGGCGCTAAAGAATGGAGAAAAGCTTCGATCGAGCGATGCTGGGCAAAAGTTGTTGCGGCAGCGGTTAAATCTATAAAAAATTGGGGCGGTAGAATTTACCGCCCCAATTTTTTTACCTTAAACTAGTTGAAAGTTGGCAAGAACGAGTAATCCTTGTCATACTCCATCATCTGCTTAACAAAATCGGTGGGATAAGTAACAGTTACATCTACAATCTTACCATCCTTAACCACTGGGGTGAGCACTGGATTGATAAATCCGGCATAAGGAGCCAAATTCAACTTTTTATAACGCTCCAAAACCTCCTTATGCAGCTGTTGATCAACCGGAACACCATATGTCTCAACTAAATTTTTCCCAGCCGCATAATCTCCAGTGGATTTAATGCGCTGAACCTCTCTAAGAAGTTGTCCAAATAGAGTTCGCAACTTCTGATAATCGTTAATCTTGAAGTAGGTTTTTCCATCGCGAACCACCTTCTCAATCACATTGTCGGCCTTTCCTTTAGCGTAGCACCATTCAGAGATTAAGGCCCGGTCGCGCATGTGCGCCTCCTCAATGTTTTTTCCCGGTTCAATTCGTGTAAGCTGCGTCATTAAACCATTGCGAATATACTGGTTATACTCGGCCTTTGCAGCATCATACGATGGTAGTACTCCCAGCTCTTCCAGCTTTGGATCGGCAATAAAGTATAGCGCAAACAGGTCGGCACGAGCCTCCTCCAGCGTTGATCCGTAATTTTTGAGCTCATCGCCCTTAACGCCGGGGGCTAGCTGACCGGAGCCGTGACCCAAGCACTCATGAAGGTCGGTAAGCATGTTGCTTGCGATGGCGCCATACTTTTTGGCCAGCTCAATCTCCTCCTGAGAGTAGGCAAATTCATCAATAAAACCGTCACCCAGCGAAGCCATATCGTAGGAGTGGGTAATGTTTTCGATGGTTACGCTCTTCGAACCATAATCCTTCCTGATCCAGTCGGCGTTAGGAAGGTTTATGCCAATGGGAGTTGATGGAAAGCAATCACCACCAAGGCAGGCCACTGTAATTACTTTGGCCGTAACACCCTTTACCTCCTTCTTCTTATACATAGTGTCGGTGGGAGAATTATCCTCAAACCATTGGGCATTTTTGCTAATAATTTCTGCCCTTTTGGTTGCCTCAATATCCTTAAAGTCGACTATCGATTCCCACGTCGCCTTGTAACCAAGTGGATCTCCATAGGTCTCAATAAATCCGTTAACAAAGTCTACCTCGGAAGCGAAATCGGAAACCCATGCAAGATTATACTTATCGAACATCTTCAAATCGCCTGAGTTGTAGTAGTCAATCAAATATTGAATAGTCTCCTTTTGCTTGTCGTTTTCTGCTACATCCTTTGCCTTACCAAGCCAATACACAATCTTCTCAATGGCAGAAGAATACATTCTACCCACCTTCCAAACCTTTTCTACTAGCTTGCCATCCTCCTTCACAAGTTTAGAATTCAATCCATAGGAGATAGGCTGAGTATCTTTTGGATTGACCATTTTGGCATAGAAAGCCTCCACCTCCTTTTGGGTAACGCCTTCATAAAAGTTTACCGCCGACGATGTTACCATATCAACGCCCGCCTTTTGGTCTAACCGGTAGCGGGCCACGTTGGGGTCAAAAATAATTGGCACCAACATTGTTTGCATCTCCTCTTTTGTTCCTAACTCCTTTGGAAAAAATTTATCTGGAGTATTCTTCACCAAATCGGCAAAGTACTCCTTGGAGAAACCTGGAAGAAACTTTTCGTTAGAATAGTGATGATGAATTCCGTTGGAGAACCACACTCGCTTTATATAAACCATAAATTTTGCAAAATCAGGCTCATTTCGATCACCGGTGTAGCCTGAGTAGATGGCATCCAGCACTCTCCTTACGGCAAGGTTGTACTTATAG
This region of Williamwhitmania sp. genomic DNA includes:
- a CDS encoding LytTR family DNA-binding domain-containing protein produces the protein MGILIKLNQVNVDGKKIRTLLVEDEEPARAIIKEYLKTFPDIEIIGEAADGFSGAKAINDLKPDLVFLDIQMPKLTGFELLELLDHQCLIIFTTAYDQYAIKAFEMNAVDYLLKPFSTIRFNEAVERAITRFHSIKTDVKVTQALLKSADESTEYLERIAVRKAGNIEVIPVGEVIYLEADGDYVVLHTANGKFMKEKTMKYFEQHLPTSAFVRIHRSYIVNVEKIQRLELYEKDSYLVALKNGEKLRSSDAGQKLLRQRLNL